The bacterium genomic sequence TATGATGGAGAAAATAAAAGACAAATTACTTCAGGAAATTATAACAACATTGAACCTTGCTGGTTCCCTGATTGCACGAAGATTGCATACACTTCATATAAAAATGGGTCTCCTGAAATATTTACCTGCGATCTGGAGAATTACAAGAAAGAAGTCTTAATTTGTTATCCGGGCGTTAATGCATCCTCTGTTGTCTCAAATGACGGCAAGAATATAGCCTTAATACTCAGCAAGGATGGAAATCCGGAATTATATAAAGTTTCTTTACCTGATTTACTTCTTGAGCGCCTGACAACTTCCAAAGCTGTAGAATCAGCTCCAACATGGTCTCCAGATAACCAAAAAATAGCCTTTGTTTCGGATCGTACTGGAACCCCTCAAATATACATAACTTATTTAGCAGATAATAAAACTATCAGACTCACATTTGAAGGATCATACAACACTGACCCATGTTGGGCCCCAGTCTCTAATAAGATTGCTTATACGTCAGTGAAAAATGGGAATTTTCAAATCTATGTAGCAAATTTGGATGCTTATGGAGTTTATCAGTTAACATATGAACCGCAGCATCATGAGAATCCTTCTTGGGCTCCTGATGGGAGACATATTGTTTACAGCGTTACAAAGAATTTTATATCATACATGGAAGTAATTGATGTCGTAACAGGAGAGAAGTACAAGTTAACTTCTCCGGAACATAACGCGTTAGAGCCAGTCTGGTCAAGATGAATTTAGCTTTTAAATCTGTAATTTTAGCGTTCTTGCTCCTGAGCTTCTGCAGCCTAAACCCAGCCTATTCTGCTCCAAGAAAATATAAATCAGCAATACTTATGGAAGCAGAGACAGGCAGGATACTCTTTGCCATGAATATACACAGAAGATTACATCCTGCTTCAATGGTTAAAATGATGCTTGCACTCATTGTTATGGAAAAGGTCAAGCAAGGAGAGATTAGTCTAAGTGATAAAATAAAAGTATCAAGACATGCGAGCATGATAGGAGGATCACAAGTATATCTGAAGGAGGGAGAAGTTTTTACATTAAGAGATATGATGAAAGCTATTATGATAAAATCTGCGTGTGACGTGGCTGTTGCTGTTAGTGAACATATAGGCGGCAGCACCAATAAGTTTCTTGTGTTAATGAATAAGAGAGCATCCGAACTTAAAATGCGCGATACTATATTCAAAACTACAAACGGGCTTCCAAAAGTCCAGAATGGTCATAGCGGAGATATGTCCTCTGCTTATGACATGGCGATTCTGGCAAGAGAACTTGTTAAATATCCAACAGTACTTGAATGGACTAATACAAAAACAGACACATTCAGAAATGGGAAGTTTATTTTAACCAATACGAACAAGCTTCTTAAAACATTTCCTGAGCTTGACGGGTTGAAAACAGGTTATTACCGAAGGGCAGGCTGGAGCTTCACTGCTACTGCAAAAAAAGGCGATATGAGGCTCATTTCTGTAGTTATGGGCAGTCCTACAAAAGAACTACGGTTCGATAAAACAAAAGAAATCATGGATATGGGGTTTAAGAATTATACAAAATTGTGTCTGGTGAAAGAGGAAGATGTTGTTTTTGAAAATATTCCAGTCATAATGGGAAATAGAAGATACATTAATGGTATTAGCAGTAAAGATATAACATTAGTCATAAGAAAAAGTGACAAAAAGAAGATTGTTAAGCAAAAAATCCTGTTTGATAGAATACAAGCGCCTGTTAAAAAAGGCCAGAGAATTGGATGTATGCTGATAAAGCTGGACAAAAAGACAATAGCTGAAACAAGTATAGTTGCTCCGGAGAATGTCGATAAAATCAGCAGATTCAGATGGTTTATGAGAGAATATATTTTTTAATGCAACATGGAGGATTGATGTGAAGAATACGCATGCGTTAGATTTAGAGAAACATGTTTTGGAAAATGGAATGACAGTGATTACATGTAAAAAGGACAGTGCTCCAATAGTGTCCAGTTATATTCTGGTAAAAGCCGGCAGTATTACAGAAGCAGAGTTTATGGGATCTGGTGTATCTCATTATATTGAGCATATGCTGTTCAAAGGCACAAAGAAAAGAAAAGTAGGAGAAATCTCTCGTCAAATAAGGGATTTGGGAGGAATGCTTAATGCCTATACAACCTATGACCGAACGGTTTACCATGTTACTGTGCCTTCTAAATTCCTTGATAAAGCGCTGGAAATTCAGGCAGATGCTATTATGAACTCCTCGTTCGACGCCTTAGAATGCAAAAAAGAAAATCAGGTCATTCTTAAAGAAATAAACATGTGTATAGACGAACCTGAAACTCTTTTGCAGAAACTGGCATGGGAAACAATATATAATACTCATCCCTACAAAGAGCCAATAATAGGACATAGAGAACTGTTTGAGAACTTATCAAGAGAAGATCTGACTGCATATTATAAAAGGATGTATGTGCCGAATAACATGATACTTGCTATTGCAGGGGATATTACTCATGAGCGTGCGCTGAGAATGGCAAAGGAA encodes the following:
- a CDS encoding DPP IV N-terminal domain-containing protein gives rise to the protein MKIKNLLFAFMCLSIFYSNPCFSSEVQLSISKESAKKVNLFIEAFAVEGVEPDTKLEKAIYTDLSKHLKYSGHFSMQKLVSKATELVIKGSYKTKKGKLVLIIKIYSPSANQEIFAKKYQGLISQSGLLIKTITSDIIEKVTGEKSIVFSKIAYTSSDKAGTKQIYVIDYDGENKRQITSGNYNNIEPCWFPDCTKIAYTSYKNGSPEIFTCDLENYKKEVLICYPGVNASSVVSNDGKNIALILSKDGNPELYKVSLPDLLLERLTTSKAVESAPTWSPDNQKIAFVSDRTGTPQIYITYLADNKTIRLTFEGSYNTDPCWAPVSNKIAYTSVKNGNFQIYVANLDAYGVYQLTYEPQHHENPSWAPDGRHIVYSVTKNFISYMEVIDVVTGEKYKLTSPEHNALEPVWSR
- a CDS encoding D-alanyl-D-alanine carboxypeptidase — translated: MNLAFKSVILAFLLLSFCSLNPAYSAPRKYKSAILMEAETGRILFAMNIHRRLHPASMVKMMLALIVMEKVKQGEISLSDKIKVSRHASMIGGSQVYLKEGEVFTLRDMMKAIMIKSACDVAVAVSEHIGGSTNKFLVLMNKRASELKMRDTIFKTTNGLPKVQNGHSGDMSSAYDMAILARELVKYPTVLEWTNTKTDTFRNGKFILTNTNKLLKTFPELDGLKTGYYRRAGWSFTATAKKGDMRLISVVMGSPTKELRFDKTKEIMDMGFKNYTKLCLVKEEDVVFENIPVIMGNRRYINGISSKDITLVIRKSDKKKIVKQKILFDRIQAPVKKGQRIGCMLIKLDKKTIAETSIVAPENVDKISRFRWFMREYIF